DNA from Ziziphus jujuba cultivar Dongzao chromosome 2, ASM3175591v1:
aattaattcTCTTGTAATCTTCTTTGGTAGGATTTAGTCTTCAAGGACAAGGAGAGTCCCACTTCATATTTAAGGAAATCTAAGTTTTCTTGcaaaatgttaaaattgaaaaaaggagAATCTAAATTTCTAGTTTTGAAAGTTTAGAACTCAAATCGTAAAACCAAGTCAAAGGtactaaaatgaaattaatcctCTTATATACTTTTCACGCAAGACTCCATCATCATGGATGAGGAGAGTCCAGTTTCTATTTTCATGAAATCTAAAGTTTTCTTATAAAAGTTGAAATGATCAACCAATTTCCTTTTTAGACCTTGTTTAGGATGTCaaaattagtggaaatttgaaatttttgaaaaataaaattttaatatttttggataatttttgtAAAGGAGAAAGTATGAGCTTTAGGGGAAACTAAATctcaaaatataagaaaataggatggaaaataaatctttaaaaaatggTGTCCTTTGAAATTCTTGGAGAATTAGTTTTccatattttattgaaaaaatcttATCCTCGAATtataaaacacaaattaattaattatttataaattctaaaaattataatattaaccaaatactctaaaaaataatttataaaaaattgattagtAGGAAACTAATTCCCGAAAAATTGATTGTCGGATATTAGTTTCCTTCTAAATGTCGAAAACTTCCCAAACGTGCCTTAAAGATTATGTGACAGCCATTTGCTTGCTTCCTTTTTCCTGATTGCAATTCAAGTTGCTGCATCTCTTTCAGATTTATATTTGCAGTAGTGTGATATACCAATTTCCAAGATCAGCAGGAGAGATTGTCATGTTTGGACGGACCAATGGAAGGATaactttttgtaaatattactcaagattaatattttcatatgatATATAAACGCTAAACATTAAATTTAATCTTCTAACCAAACAAATGGATTAGAATAGTGACGAATTTTTAGgtatacaatatttatacagCTTGGCAATCTTCATGGCATACATAACCAATCAAGAAGAGCCATATGTGCATTTAAAAACATCTGATTGACGAGCCAAAACAGTCATAAACAATGTCAGCCCTACCGCCTCTGTTTCCATTTCTATCTTCTACATGGCCTTCTTCTCTATCACACAATTTGCAGGCCTCCATATCCATTCTTGAGAAGATCGGCCGGCAGGTTTGACTGGCCTCCATTTCTGGTACTGATCGAACTGTATAGGTGTAGTTGATATGATCACAGTGCAAAGCCCTCCCATTTCATTCCCGTGGAAATCTAATTTTCTaattatgaaataataaaacGGACAGATAGTTTTTTAGTCTGATATTTTGTGGTTCATTAAGATTTAGTATTAGATGGACATCCATTTGCTTGGATTGGTTCTCATTATTTACCTTTGCAATTGAAACCAAATAAACCTTTTTTTCCTgaagattttttaaatttgctttCTAGTGTTTTGAGGAGAAGAAAAAATTCTCCACTGCTTGGATAAGTATTTAAgggtaacttttttttttctttttttattttttttaagacggATAAGAAGAGATAGAAGTTTGTGAGCTAGACAGATATGAatggagagaagaagaagatggggtATAAGCAAAGCAaggcaaagaaagaaaagaagaagaaaaaaaacaaaaaacgaaaaaaaaaaaagaaaaaaaaaaaaaaagaagaagaagaagacggtAGGGTTAACGCTATTTATGGCTAATTTGGTCATTAATTTGATGCGTATTAAAATGTACATACGACTCTTTTTGATTGGATATGTGTGCCATGTTGATGCCAAGATGTGTATACACTGTGTACCTAAAAATTTctcagttatttttatttcaccaatttttttatattcccaAAAGCAGTTATTTTCTATTTCATAATACAATAATTCAATAATTCTAtggggttgtttttttttttttttttttttatatgcccCAGGCACTCCTTGTCCCCATGTAGACTCGAACCCAGCATAAATAGTGGTGTTCATACAAACTGAACTACCGTATTCGTTTTTAATAGGgttgttatattaatttttttaacattataataataaaaccttaATTGATCACATCCTTCTACtgtttataataataatcaaatctaaaCATACCAAAATTTTTTACCGGCTAGTCGAACACAAATTAATAATAGGAAAACAAGAAGATTTGGTTCTCATTACATAGATGCTTACCGGTGGTCAATGGTCGTTTTTGGTAGACTTATTGATACTCAATAATAGCCATCTACAGTGCCAAACATAACTTTACCATATTCAACATttagttgaattttttttaaaatgtaaaatgaaaCAATTATGATGCATGGAAAGAAAAGGTAAGAATCGatccccaaaaaacaaaacaaaaaaagacaaaaaaaaccACGGTGAACCTAACATTTAAGCATGAGGGAAACCTAaacataaaaggaaataaaagaagaaaacatagAAAGCATTTTGGTTCGATGAAGAAAGCCCCAAGTTTTCAGATcagatattataatatatgagTTTAAAAGAATTTTGTGTCCATTTGACACGCCTGGAAGGTTTTTCTGGGACACAAGGAAAGAAGATAGAGGTATAtacaatataagaaaaaagttttatttctcTAGAAACAGTTTCTACAGACAACGTACCAATTGAGAATTGCAATAGGAAACGTTTGAAGTCATCCAAACACTTCCCTATTCTTACGCAACGAAACAGTGTTAACTtattcagaaaaagaaaagcagtGTTGACTTTTCAATCCCATATACTTCCAAGTCTTTATAAAGACAAAAACAGAGCTAAAAAGCCATACGAAGTCccttttgattttgtttatctatttatttatttttttactgctACTTCAAAATTCCAGGCTCAATATTGTTCCTGCAGAAGATTAAATGCAAAACTATTAGATAAAATTCATGATCAAAAGTGTAATATAGAGAAGCCCAGACAAGATTAGTTGGTCACCTAGGAATTTGGAAATTCTTATGTCTTCCATAATGTTTAAGAAGAAAGTTTTTGATTGCAAGCAATTCCTTCAAAGCGTCATGTATTTGCAACCTATCACTTGGTGATTCCTCGGAACACATTACTCCAATTCTAAGTATTGACATTAAGAACTCAAGTTTCTTCACTCTTATTGTTTGCATTGATGACTCTTTCTCTTCTCCCTTTGAAATCAGATCATGATCAACAACCTCCATTGCTCGTTCGGGCAAAGACATCTTAACAAACTTATTCAGGTTCATTCCATCTGTAAATAGTACATCGGTTGGCCTTTTTCCGGTGAACATCTCTAACAAGAGGATACCAAAGCTGTACATATCTCCCTTGGTTGAAACATCACTTCCCATGCCATACTCTGGaattacatatgtatatacaaatgTAGCTAGGGTTAATAACTGTAATCCACAAACCGTGGATAAAAAAAACATTCAACGTAATTAAGTTCAAAATACATACCAAGtcattttacaaagaaaatgctTAGGTTTGAGGGAATTAAGAGTTTACCAGGAGCTGCATATCCAATAGTTCCTTTTACCACAATGGAGCTGGTTGAATTCTGAAAGTTTTGAACATCACCTTCTACAAGAATCCTTGACAAACCGAAATCTCCTACACAAGCAGTCATGTCTTGGCCAAGAAGGATGTTGCTTGGCTTCAAGTCACAATGTATGATAGGCATGTCACTGTGGTTGTGAAGATAATCCATAGCAGAAGCAGCGTCAATGGCAATATTCAATTTCTGTAAAAGAGTTAATCTTCCCCCGCCTTCATTCTCTGTTTGTGGATGCAACCAATTTTCTAGACTTCCATTTGGCATCAATTCATAGACAAGGGCCTTGAAATCATTACCTTGGTAATCAACACTTGAGCAGGCAGTTATGATCTTTAAAAGATTTCTATGTCTAGTGTTTCTTAGCATTTCACATTCGGCCATGAAACTCTTTGAAGCTCCTCTCTTTTCAAGGTTGAATACTTTCACTGCAATGAATGCTTGATTGGGTTCAAGAATTCCTTCATACACAGAGCCAAAACTACCTTCACCGATTAGATTGGCAAGAGAGAAACCATTCGTTGCTTTAAGAAGATCTCCATATGAAATATTCATGAGTGGACCCTTCCATGGAGAATGCACAGGCTTTCTATTCTTCTTTTGCCAATAAATGATTAACAAAGATAGTGTCAAGCTTATTCCTAGAATACCACAAACTAAGGAGATTACTAGCTTAAATGCAAgggaaacattttttttcctcgGATTTTTCTTGGGGCATTTGGCCAATTGTAATTCATGGATACCCCCACAAATCTTGTCATTGCCAACAATTGCAATTGCACTGATGTTACTGAAAGCACCACCTACAGGCAACTCACCATCGAGATCATTGAAGGAAAGATCTAGCTTCCTTAACAAGGTTAAGTTGGCAAAGTCTTTCGGAATATGTCCGGACAAGTTATTGTGTGAAAGATCTATTTCTTCAATAGCTTTCAGTAAACTCAAAGTTTCTGGAATTGCAGCCTCAAAGATATTATGATCCATGTAGAGGTGGTCCAAGCTTATACAATCCCCTAGGCTGCTAGGAATATTTCCGGACAAATGGTTCTTAGAAACATCCAACTCAACAAGATTTTTCAAGTTACCAACTTCCTGAGGTAGAGAACCTGTGAAACGGTTTCTAGACAGGTTTAGAGATATCGATAAAGATGACAAACCGATAACTTCTTGAGGAATGGTACCATTGAGGGAATTACCAAACAAGTGAAGCAACTCCAAGTTCTCGCAGTTTCCAAGACTTGAAGGAATGCTTCCATGGAAATTGTTTTCCTCCAACCAAAGACTGTTCAACAATGTTAGATTTCCAATTGAGGAAGGAATTTCCCCTGAAAAATAATTCTTACCAAAACCAACTTCTTGTAACTTATAAAGTTTTCCAATAGTTGCAGGGATAGTTCCTTCTAAATTATTGTGGTGCATATTTAAGGAATTTAAGCTTATTAGATTACCAATATCATGGGGAATGTTTCCTGATAGTTGATTCAATTCTACAGAGAAATATTGAAGTTGAACAGAGAGATTGACCACTGAATTTGGCAATTCACCTCCAAAATTACTCTGACTTAGTTCGATTACTGTCAGATTGCTACAATTGGTCAATGAGGTTATGAAGTTCAAATCATTGGCCTCCCCTGTTCCAAGATCATTAGCAGCCACACTTAGAAACAAAAGTTTCTTTAGACTTGTAAAGATAGAAGGAACACCtccaaaaaatttgttaaatgaaAGGTCTAAATGCTCAAGACTTGAAgcatttgaaaatgaaattggAATAGGTCCGCTAAAGTTGTTTACCCCTAAATGTAAACGATGGATATTAGGAAGAGTTAGGCCTATGTTGTTTGGAAGGCTTCCTTCAAATCCATTATAATAAAGGTCTATTCTAGTAAGATATGAAAGATTGTATATAGATTGTGGGATCTGACCTGATAACTTGTTTTCAGAAACTCCAAAAACAGTCAAGTGCTTCAACTGGCCTAATGATGCCGGAATTTCTCCCtccaaattatttgatcccaCTATTAGTACTTCCAGCGAAGAAATATTCCCTAAGGATGGTGGAATAGTTCCCTCCAAATCATTTCTGTAAAGACTTATTTGTGCCAACTTTGATAAGTAGCCAATTCCATGTGGAATTTTCCCGGTGATTTGGTTGCGACTCGCTTGGAGGATTCTCAAATTTGGACAGTTTGATATGTTATATGGTATTTGTCCTTTCAGTGAGTTGTTTGCCAAAACCAAAACTTGCAACCTGAACAAGTGACTGATTTCTTGTGGTATTTCTCCTTGGAAACTGTTGTTTGAAATATCGATAATTCGAAGAAAACTAAGGTTCCCAAGTGAAGGAGATATGTCGCCTACCAACTTTTGAGAGCTTAAGTTCAACTAACTCTTTGGTGCTTGAGACTGCATGAAACACCTTGCCATTGACAAAAATGGAGAGATTTATTCCATGATCTTGTTGCCTGCAGAGGATCCTGAATTATCACTGCCTTGATGGCAAGCAACGCCAACCTATCCGTCTCGTTTGTTCCTGCATTAACAGCCACCATGTTGTGCAGAACTTGATGATTTATAGCCATTAAAATGCAGAGTAGTGGAGCAAGAGAGAAACAGAAATGTGGGAATGTCCTCATTTTCATAGGAGATATATTGTGCAAAAGTAGCCTTTTTTGTGTAGAGAAACAGAATTTGATATTAGAATCATGTATGGAGGCTCACTGTATGGTTGCAAAAGTTGATCAATTATCCCTGCTGTTGTATGAAATTGACTATCATTTTCGTGCTGGACTTTTGGCTTGTTATAGGACataaatttcaacatttttgaGTTGATCAATTATCCCTACTGTTGCATGAAATTGACTATCATTTTCATGCTGGACTTTTGGCTTGTTATAGGACataaatttcaacatttttgaCTCAATAAAGTGATCTCGGCGCATCCTAATGGGGTGTTCTTTTACCAATCAAATCGTTGGATAAAAAAACCAACCATTTTGCAATTTGCGACCATAGACActacataatattatatctatatatagaggATCATTAgtcaaataatttctctcaaattttaagaacaggccaaatttaataaaaggaaaaataattcaagagaaaatggtttttaaagagatcaacaatttttttcaagaaaCTGATATCATCGAAGTTCCTCTCAAGaaccaaataaataatcattttgatggaaatttgataGGGATTGAGGTATAGTTTCTTTTAGTAAACAATATGGAAAATTTTACtagatctttaattaattaataatttttaagtttaaaatccATGTTTGAAAATGTTTACTTTTAATAAGTGTTTGCTTAGATTGTTTTTCCAAGTTCATAATGGTCAAGAAATAAATGTGAgctaaaattgaaagaaaaaagaggaatgACTTTGAACAGATATATtcttgaaagttatgaaatacaaTTTCCACTTATGAGTCAACTGGTTGGATGATCTTTATGAACAAGGAGATGCGAATTGAGCCTTGAGTTAAAGAAGACTGAGGTGGAGTCAACAACGTCTAATCAGAatgaattctttttctttttttttttttttttttttgggggtaaaataTAATGATGGTTTTCTTATCGAAACACTAGTGGAGACGACTCCCGAGTGTATGCCAATCTGTTACTGAGAACAGTCTACCTAATTATTAGACAATTCCACAAGACCCATTTAAATAATCAGACAATTACAAATAACCCTTTTTAAATTGTAGAATTAGAATAATAATAGAGATACCATCTAATCCATtaagttatttattaaatatatgcatgtcattatttaattagctaatattttattatatttatccatttaaagattgatttttcctatgttatattaatatgttagtaaatcaaataataagattagtatatttaataaataacttgATGGATTAAATGGTATCTGTagcattactaaattaattaagtatTGCAAACACGCACCAAATTGTTTACCAAGAatgttccaaaaatatttatcaaatgacatatattgatatataagtGGTGAAATACTAAAtacaatcaaatataattaagtaaatctttaaatggataaatgaataaaaaaaataattaaatattagcaTATCATTTACAAATCTATTTGCCgagtattttgataattttagcattattaaCAACCAATAGAATCTTGTTCTTTGTCACCACTAGTGAGGGTTATCAACCTATATAGCAAATTTTAATTCGagacatttaattttattattttttatattagaattctaaaagtaaactttttaatgataatcatttaaattattatttaacatatatatccAACTAGTGATTGCTCACTAGGAGTGACAAATAGCATTTTTataaccaataataaaataaaaatatttattcataggaattaataaaaaaaaggaaaatgaataaGTATTGTTATTATCTTAAATTAGGTTTAATGTTTAGtctttgttaaaattattttctttccaaaaatatcaaatttagtaaaaatcaattaaaagtctaatcttatagttatttatgtatttttagttcaagataatcaatttcaatttgaatatattttgaatatggtaaaaatatttgtcattaaataaagaaataacaattttaaactttttgaaagaaatatttatttcttaacatGAGGTAATAAGTATCCCTATGgaataaatacttttaaatttaaaatctaccAAACATGATAATAGTTAAttctatgaaataattattttatttctacatCTATTCTATCTATCATATATGccctaaatattataaataaatatcttataGTTGATTATCACCATTTACATTAAAATGATATaagatttattaataatatttatgttaaaaaaagttttagttGTATTTACTATTGTGCAAATTATTCGCCAATTCTAAACCTATATAAAGCTTGTAAGCATAATAAGAAGATACAAACTAGGTGAGACAGGTCACTTTGTCATTTTACttctcttttcatttctttcaactttaaattgcAAGTTCAATTTTcctttaattatattcatttatttttctagacttgcattattatattttatgttgtatctcatacataaatatatatatatatatatacaattatgatTTAGTGGACTATATCATTGGCTACCCTATAATCGGCAAATCATAAatagcaatattaattaaagcgttttcgttatttttatttttcaatactaAAAACATAGTAAAGGAAAGTGAACCTTTTCATGGAAGGAAATTAAATTCTCACATGATGTTCAAATAATActagatttttctttaaaaaaataaaaatgttatacATTTCTTTCTTTGTCCCATTTAACTTTGTGTTATATTAATTTCTAGCACATAAGGTAAGCTAGGTAGCTCACTAGATAAACActatctacacacacacacacacacacaaatgaACAATTTTTCCATGGTGTGAATATCTGTAAGTTAAAAACTTATAGATGCATATTTATCCTTTGAAGGGTAGGCATGTAACTGCAAGTTAAAAACTTGCGGATATCTACattataaaactatataaatgaATTGTGGATTTGTAAAGAAATAATCATTGAAGATATATTGTGATATGCAAAACCTAAAAGATGATGATTACGAATAAAAAATTGTTgataaatgtcttaaaatacattattaaaaaaattggaaagagGCTATTCAAGCAAATTTGAGTTAACGCAAGTATTCGAACCTATTGTCCAAACATCCAAATGTATAAAACCTATTCATTACAAATGAGTATTTGTGAGAAAGCacaatgaaagaaataaaattgttaaatataaaaattgtctTATGACACAAGGTTTCTTGTAGAGACTTGGAATTGACCATGAAGGAACATACTCTCTTGTAATCAGGAATTGACCATGAAGGAACATACTCTCTTGTAATCAATGTAATTACGTTTCATATCTCATCACCTTGGTAGTCTTAATAAAAGGCTAGAAATGCATCTTATGGAAGTGGTTACTGCATATTAGCAGGGCATGTTAGAATATTAATGTTTACATAAAAATCCCTCAAGGATTTAAACCTTGTGAATGCAAAACCACAATGTATGATCTCAGTCAATCTTGAAACACCTTTGCATGGATTGAAATAATCTAGACAAATGTGGTATGATCATCTTAGTGAGTACTTGTTGAAAGAAGGATATGTCAACAATCCAATTTGTCCATGTGTATCATCAAGAAATCATactgaaaaagtgaaaaagctgcaaaaaaaaaacctgaaaaGGGAATTTTCGAATGAAAAATCATGGACAAACAAAACATTCATAATTCAACTAAAATCCTTGTTCGTCAAAAGTCATAAACTGAAAAAATCTTGAAGCATTTTAATATGGATAAAGCTCACCCATAGAGTAATCCTATGGTTGTTCAATCACTTAATCCAAAAAGGATCCGCTTTTCCCTAAGAGGgtcataaaaatattcttgGTTCCAAAGTACTATATCTTAGTGCAATTGGTGTCTTGTTATATTTACATTAATCTACTAGACCTAACATCTTATTTGCAATAGTAGAATGGAATTAAACACTTTTTATAACCTTTGTGAAAAAACTAATTTGGGCTTATGTACTTAAAAGGACCAATGAACGGTCAAAGCTTATAAAGATATACAAATGTTGGTTATTTATCAGATTTGCACAATGTCATTTCGTAAACAAGTTATATATTTCGTTTTCATAACACCATATCTTGGTGATCTACTAGTCAAACTTTAGTTGGTACTTCTTCCAATGATATTATGAGATTCATGCATTTCATGAAGCAAGTTGTAAATGCATATGGTTAAGACTTGTAAAGAGTTTTTATGGGCTATCACCTATTACAAACATCTCAAGTAACATATATGAAGATAATATTGCACATGCATATATTTCCCAAATAAAAAGAGGATACATCAAAGGTCACAGAACTAAACATATTTTACAAAAGTTTTTCTCCACTCATGAgtttcaacaaaagaaaaaatgaagttGATATTTGACAAATAAGATATAATTAGAATCTTTTTTATCTATTCACTAAAGCTTTGCCTGCAACGATATTCAAAAAGCTTGTACATGAGATTGAGATGAGGAAAATAAATGATCAATCTTGTTAATGAAGTAATTCAAAGGGTGGGCAAGAAAGACCTACCAAAGTGGGCAGTAAATATagtatattcttttttctttgttcaggTTTTGTCCAATAGGATTTTCTTGGCAAGGTTTTAACAGGCAGATTTAGCATGTTCAACACCATTTTAAGGATTAATTATATTGTACTTTTTCCCATTGATTTTCCCTAACAAGGCTTTTATAAGACAATAATTCTTAAATGATAGATATCTAAAGGGGAGTTGTTATAAATATGTACGTTATAGGCAGATTACCACCACTTACTTTGAGAGGCTATAAgagtttattaataatatttatgttaaaaGAAGTTTTAAATGTGTTTATAATTGTATATCTTATTTGCTTGTAAACCTATGTAAAGGTTGTATGTATAATAAGAAGATAGTCTAATTGAGAAAGAACTATTTACTCTCTCATTTTActtctatttttgtttcttttaagtATAAATTGCAAGTTCCATTTTCCTTTAATTTACAGCACTAAGTAAGTTGTTGCATATTAAATCGAAATGTCAAttttataagtaaaaaaatgattacttaaaaaaaatacccctattatatttaaaatatttatgacgTTATACTACAAAAATGTTTTTAGATATATATCTTGTTTATAAACACATGAATATTTTTAGTTAAATTAATGAGTAATATGATATTATGATTGACTAAAAATAACAtgaaattattataaacaagaaataaataaactttacaAAAAGGTTTGgttacaatattatattatccaaatattttgaaaaaaattaaaaaagattgcGACTATCaaaataactaatatatatatatatatatatatatatatatttgcatagaTAAAATTAAtgagtttaaaatatttttacctaTTTATCTTAGAtaatagtatttaatttttaatttttttaaaaaattattaaacatttgaattttaaaattttactatgaatatatatatatatatatatatgtgtgtgtgtgtgtgtgtgttattttattttgttagggtacaattaaaatttaaataattagtgTTTATTTGTAACCATTTCATAGTTTAGAGCGGCTATTTGTAAAAGTAGTAGGTTTTTCATAAGTAGCTAATATTTCAGGGGACTTGTATGATTTACCCTTGCAATAATGAATTTTAGTGTTGTAATTTTAGTAATGTTTAACATTTTAGTATTGAAAGAAATATCAACAGTGTAAAATATTCATGgagatattaaaaattattgaatatcaataaaaattcataaaaagtttataaaaattaataaaaatttatttaaaaatgaaaatttttattgaaaccttAGGATTAGTTTAttcaatcaattattaaattgacaaTAACAATTACAATAgtattgaattttatatttttcttaatcaatcaatttgtaataaacgttaatagtaataaattatactattattaataaacatTAATAGTCATACattatactattattaattaaaaaactgcaaaaaatattattaataaacgttaagatacataaaataattattataattatattatattttataaattccatctcaatatatcataaaaatcttagttatttgaaaattattagttttttctttattctcattttaaaatataaaatgtacgaacaaattattaaaagatgcatctttttaataattttcagcAATAGTAAACATACCAATCAGACAAATCTTTGATAGTTGAGTTTATAAAGgatatatcttatatatattttttcaatttctatctACGTTCTAATTATTGTTCACTTTATAATATTcacacaaatattaaattattattgtgaaaataataataatgagggATGGGTGGACTTggccacaatatatatatatatatatatattttttttaaaaaaatatgataggtAAACTTGTCTAGTATATCTTTGGACATTGTTTgttaaatgtgaattttttttatttacttaattactagaagacaattaaaaggtaaaaaacaacctaacaataatgttaatttaacaaatttttgtacaaaatatcaataatatttttaaatttttagcataacaattttgaaaaataaatttcatagatatttttcattccttttgaaatttcatggaaattgtggatattttgattaaattatgaaatatttgatatggatattataatagaaattttgatcaaaattatGGAGAGATATCGAaagttttgataaatattataaaaattatacatgtttTCAATTGGAAGCTAAATTCCATTTCCGTttgtaaaaaatgaaaatttagtagaaattttcaatttttgaaatcaTCAGTTTCAGAGCTGCTTTACTGACTCAATATTTACCTAAAAACAAAATGCTCTATTGCACCAATGCCTAT
Protein-coding regions in this window:
- the LOC107418569 gene encoding probable LRR receptor-like serine/threonine-protein kinase At3g47570, whose product is MHHNNLEGTIPATIGKLYKLQEVGFGKNYFSGEIPSSIGNLTLLNSLWLEENNFHGSIPSSLGNCENLELLHLFGNSLNGTIPQEVIGLSSLSISLNLSRNRFTGSLPQEVGNLKNLVELDVSKNHLSGNIPSSLGDCISLDHLYMDHNIFEAAIPETLSLLKAIEEIDLSHNNLSGHIPKDFANLTLLRKLDLSFNDLDGELPVGGAFSNISAIAIVGNDKICGGIHELQLAKCPKKNPRKKNVSLAFKLVISLVCGILGISLTLSLLIIYWQKKNRKPVHSPWKGPLMNISYGDLLKATNGFSLANLIGEGSFGSVYEGILEPNQAFIAVKVFNLEKRGASKSFMAECEMLRNTRHRNLLKIITACSSVDYQGNDFKALVYELMPNGSLENWLHPQTENEGGGRLTLLQKLNIAIDAASAMDYLHNHSDMPIIHCDLKPSNILLGQDMTACVGDFGLSRILVEGDVQNFQNSTSSIVVKGTIGYAAPEYGMGSDVSTKGDMYSFGILLLEMFTGKRPTDVLFTDGMNLNKFVKMSLPERAMEVVDHDLISKGEEKESSMQTIRVKKLEFLMSILRIGVMCSEESPSDRLQIHDALKELLAIKNFLLKHYGRHKNFQIPRNNIEPGILK